From one Caldithrix abyssi DSM 13497 genomic stretch:
- a CDS encoding N-acetylmuramoyl-L-alanine amidase: protein MREIRKIIIHCTDSQWGNVEIIDRWHKERGWEGIGYHYLILNSYPTYSSLKDRRPEPENDGLIEEGRDLEKIGAHCRGHNLDSIGIALVGVNTFSKAQIYNLQQLIKVLLKQFHLSINNVYGHYEFDNRKSCPNLDMEWFREMLNF from the coding sequence ATGCGTGAAATCCGGAAAATCATTATTCATTGCACCGACAGCCAGTGGGGTAATGTTGAAATTATTGACCGCTGGCATAAAGAACGCGGGTGGGAGGGCATTGGTTATCATTATTTGATTTTAAATAGCTATCCCACCTATAGCTCTTTGAAAGACCGAAGGCCGGAGCCTGAAAACGACGGCTTAATTGAGGAAGGCCGCGACCTGGAAAAGATCGGCGCCCACTGCCGCGGGCACAATTTAGATAGCATCGGTATTGCATTGGTGGGCGTTAATACCTTTTCTAAAGCGCAAATTTATAACTTGCAACAGCTGATTAAAGTACTTTTAAAACAATTTCATTTATCCATTAACAATGTTTATGGGCATTATGAATTTGATAATCGAAAGAGTTGCCCGAATCTGGATATGGAATGGTTTAGGGAAATGTTGAATTTTTAA